The stretch of DNA GACGTCGGCCGGGCGGTGTGGCGCAAGGGCGAGATGCGGCTGGAACTGGACCGGGATCTCGAGGCACTGAGCGCCGACTGAGCGCTCAGTCCGCCGCGGCCTCATCCGCCTCGCCGGCCTGAGGCAGCAGCCATCCCGCCTCCTGCGCCGGGATGGCCTCGACGTCCTTGAGCTTGCGGCTCAGCACGCGGGTGCGCGTTTCCGCCTTGTCGATGGAGCTGGTCGCCTCCTCAAGCTTCTTGCGGGTATAGGCCAGGGCATCGCCGAACTTGCCGAATTCGGTCTTGACCGCCCCCAGGATGGTCCAGACCTCGGAGGAGCGCTTCTCGATCGCCAGGGTCCGGAACCCCATCTGCAGACTGTTCAGCATGGCGGCCAGGGTGGTCGGGCCGGCCAGCGTCACCCGGTAGTCGCGCTGCAGGGTTTCGGCCAGCCCCGGCCGGCGCAGCGCCTCGGCGTACAGACCCTCGATCGGCAGGTAGAGGATGGCGAAGTCGGTGGTGTGGGGCGGCTCCACATATTTGTCGCGGATGGTGCGGGCTTCATTCTTCAGGCGCTGTTCCAGGGCCTTGCCGTTCGCCTCGATGCCGGCGTGATCCACGCTGTCCTGCGCATCCAGCAGCTTCTGGTAATCCTCGACCGGGAACTTGGCGTCGATCGGCAGCCACACCGGCGCATCGGTCGAATCGCGCCCCGGCAGCCGGATCGCGAACTCCACCCGTTCCGCGCCGCTCGGCCGGGTCGCCACATTCTTGCCATACTGTTCGGGCGTCAGGATCTGCTCCAGCAAGGCGTCGAGCTGCACCTCGCCCCAGGTGCCGCGGGTCTTGACGTTGGTGAGCACCCGCTTCAGATCGCCCACACCGGAAGCGAGGGTCTGCATCTCCCCCAGCCCCTTGTGTACCTGTTCCAGGCGCTCGCTGACCAGCTTGAACGATTCGCCCAGGCGCTGCTCCAGCGTATTGTGGAGCTTCTCGTCGACGGTCTGGCGCATCTGCTCCAGCTTCTGGCCGTTGTCGTTCTGCAGCGCCTGTAACCGCTCCTCGATGGTGAGACGCAAGCGTTCGATACTCTTTTCATTCGCCCCGGCGAGGGCTTCGAGCTGGTTTTTCAGCAGCAGTCCGACGCTGTCGAGCTGTTCCTTCTGCAGCTCGCCAAAACGCTTCAACCCCAGCCCCATTTCCTCCCGACCCTCCCGTGCGTCGGCCTGAACCCGCAGCAGCTTTTCGTCCATCAGCAGCCGCATCCGCTCGGCCTGTTCCTGTTGCGCCGTCTGGAACCGGCCGATCGCGCCACCCAGTTCCTCCCGGTTGTCGCGGGAAGCGCGGCCGATCTCGGCTCTAAGCTGGCTCAGCTCCTCGCGCAGCATCCGCTCCACGTGTTCGCGCTCCGATGCGATGGACGCCAGCCGCCGCCCTTGGCGGAAACAGAGAAGCAAACACAGCCACAGCGGCAAAACGATACCGACGAGGACTGCAACAATGACGAATGGACCAAAGTCTTCGATCAAGGACATTATCTTTTTTTAATATAAAAATAGTCTAATCTTCAAAGCGAGGGTACGTGCTCCCCCGCCAGGCCGTTTCCAAGCGCGGGGACGCTCGACCCCATGAGGAATTCCGAATCAATCTTGACCGGAATCAATGCCGGAAAACCAGGTTTCGGGACATTCTTGTAACGTTATCGACAACAAAACAGCGGGCACCGCCCGACGGGGTACACAAGGGGACCACACAATGTATACGACAAAACACCGATTCAGACAGGGGGCGGCAAGTTTGCTTGCCGTCTCCATTGCCGCCTTCGCCGGCATGATCCAAGCCAAGGACCTGACCATCACCTCGGCGTCCTGGAATGCGAAGACCAAGAGCCTGAGCCTTGCCGGAACCAGCGAAGACCGGGCCACGGTCACCCTGTCCAATGCCAGGACCAATGCAAAACTGACTACGGTACAGGCCACCAAGAAGGGCGCCTGGAGCAAGACGCTCTCGAAACCGGCGGCCGTGCCGTGCCGCGTTCGCGCGACGTCCAAGGACTCGGCGGCCGAACGCGATGTGGCAAATGCTCCCGCCGACTGCTCCGGCAGCACCCCCAACCAGCCGCCGATCGCCAACGCGGGCCCCGATCAGTCCGTCACCCTCGCCCAGGGCCAGAGCAGCATCGCCGTCACCCTCAATGGCAGCGGCTCCTCCGATCCGGACGGCAGCATCGCGGCCTACCAATGGACCGGCAACCCCGATCCCGCCGATACCGTCAGCCCCAGCGTCACCCTGACCGCGGGCACGTATGTCTTCACCCTCGTCGTCACCGACAACAAAGGCGCGGCCAGCGCCGCCGACACGGTGCAGATCACCGTCGCCGCGCCGCCCGCCTCCTCCGGCAGCTCGATCAATTCCACCAGCGTCGGCTCGCTGGCAAAAGTCACCGCCCCGGTGCCCGAACAATCCAAGGTCACCAGCAGCAGCTACAGCGTGCTGGCGGTCAACGACCTGGGCATGCATTGCGTCGATCTCGACACCCGCATCGTCAACATCCTGCCGCCCTTCCAGGTGATGCTCGGACAGGTCATCCAAAAAGGCGCGAAACCGGTCATCAATCCCCAGGGGATCGAGCTGTATTATTCGGCGGTGTCGAATCCCAAAGACCCCATCCTGTCCCGGAACGACCTGTTCAACGGCATCGCCGTCGACGGCACGACCTTCAAGACCAACTTCTGGGACAGCCTCGCCCATGGCGCCTACGATGCCTTCTATCCGCCGCTGGACCAGCCGCCGCTGAACCTTCCCGCCGGCACGAAACTGAGCGACCTGGTCCCGGCCGACAAGGGGCTGCCCGTGCCGAACCCGGAAAAGCTCTATATCGGCAGCGACGGCAAGGTCAACAGCGGCGACGAGCAGCTCACCGTCGCCCAGCACGGCATGCCGGGATTCTCCGGCCCGTACGCGGCCAACGTTCCGCAGCGCGTCGAAGAGCATTACACCAACAAGCCGATGTTCGTGAACTTCCCCTTCGGCTATGTGGCGAACGGCGTCAACTGGTTCGAGGCGGCCGGTATCCCGATGGCGCCGTTCGACGACTTCGGCCGGCAGAACCCGTTCCCGCTGGTGAGGGTGCAAGCGAAGAGCGGCAATACGGTGCTTGCCACGGTGGATGCGGTACTCCCGGTATCGAGCGAAGCGAGCTGCACCAATTGCCACTCCGATCCCGCCGACGTCACGAACAGCCGGTCGAGCGGGCCGACCGACGCATTGCGGGGAGCCGGCCTGGAAGTCGCCACCAGCGTCCAGGACCCGGACACCAACAACCCCCACCGGGTCAGCGTGGAATATGCCGCCGACATCAACATCCTGCGCCTGCATGACCTCCGCCAGGGCGCGAATTACGTCGCCCCCACCGGTACCAAAACGCCTTGTGACATCAAGGCTGGCCTGCCCGGACATTCCAACGGCGGCGCCAACTGCCTGACCTACAAGGCGGTGGTACAGAACAAGCCGGTGGTATGCCAGAGCTGCCACTACACCCCGGCCCTGGACCTGGCCCAGGTCGGCCCGCAGGCCGGCGCCGTCGGCAGCCCCGCCAACGGCCGCAACCAGGTGGCGCACCAGAGCAACTCGCGGGTGATGCACAACCATCATGGCTCTTTCACCAACCTGTTCACGGCCATTCCGGCGCCAGACCAGGACCCGACGACCGGCGCCATCCGGAATCAGGCCGAACGCCTGACGGCGCTGGAGCAGAACTGCTACCAGTGCCATCCGGGCAAGGAGACCAAGTGCCTGCGCGGCGCCATGTTCAACGGCGGCATGCTGTGCAGCGACTGCCACGGCGATATGAAACAGGTCGGCGCCGACTTCTCCACCGGCGTCTCCCCCAGCAACCCCGGCGCCTTCGTGCTGAACCAGGGCAACTTCTACGACCCGGCCAGCAGCCAGCCTAGGGTACCCTGGGCCAACGAACCCGGCTGCGGCTCCTGCCATACCGGCGATGCCAACGGCAACCTCGCGAATTCGGCCAACGTGATCGCCAACAAGGTCGACAGCAAAGGCAACAAGGACGGCATCCGCCTGCGCCAGGCCTTCCGCACGGGCGATGCCAAGGCGACGCCGATCGTGCCCACCAACAAGCGTTTCGCCGAGCCGGCCGTTCCCGCCCAGTTCAATGGCTTCAACAACCCCGGCGCGGGCAATCCCAAGCTGTACCGGGTCAGCACCGGCCACGGCGGGGTGATGTGCGAAGGCTGCCACGGCGCGACCCATGCCGAGTGGCCGAACGCCACGGCAAACGCCAACGACAACCTGGCCGCCACGCAGTTGCAGGGCCACACCGGCGCGATCGCCGAGTGCAGCACCTGCCACACCGCCGGCAGCCTGCCGAGCGGCACCCAGGGCGGCCCCCACGGCATGCACCTGGTCAACGACAGCCGCTTCTACGCGGACGCTCACGGCGATCTGGCGGAAAGCCAGAATGGCCAGCCCGGCGGCGGCACGTGCGGCTCCTGCCATGGCAGTGACCACCTCGGCACCGTGCTATCGCGCGCGGCGGCCGACCGGAGCTTCTCGGTAAAAGGCAAGACCATCAGCGTCAAAGCCGGCCAGCCGGTGGCCTGCAACCTCTGCCACAGTCTGAGCAAGAGCTTCGAGCAGTAGAACGCGAAGAGTGGTAACGCTCGCGGTCGGCCCTGGAGCTGGCCGCGAACGATGATGTTCACGACTTACCGGATGCTTCCGCCATCCGGCAGGTGAGCCGGCCGTGCAGCACTTCTGCTTCGAAGGTTTCCGGGGACAGGGGTCGACCATAAAGGTAACCCTGGAGGTAGTGGCAACCGTGCCGGCGCAGGAATGCCTCTTGCTCCACCGTCTCCACCCCCTCGGCCACAACCCGCAGCTTGAGCGCGCGCGCCAGCCCCAGGATGGCCATGACGATGGCGGCATCGTCCGGGTCGGAGACGAGATCACGCACGAAGGAGCGATCGATCTTGAGAGTCGTGATCGGCAGCTTCTTGAGATAACTCAGACTGGAGTAACCGGTCCCGAAGTCGTCCACGGAAAAAGACACCCCGCTTTCCCGCAGCCGCCGCATGAGCGGCACGGTCCGATCGGGCTCCTGGAGCAGCAGGCTCTCGGTGATTTCGAGATCGAGCATCGCGCCGGACAGCCCCGCCTCGGACAGCGCTCGGCCCACCATGTCGGCGAAGCCAGGATCGCGGAACTGACGCACCGACAGGTTCACCGCCACCCGCAACGACCAGCCCCGATCATGCCAGCGGCGGAGTTGCCGCAACGCGCTGCGTAGCACCCAGGCTCCGATCGGCACGATGAGACCGGTCTCCTCGGCCAGCGGCACGAATTCCGCAGGTTCGACTTCGCCGGCGGCCGACCGCCAGCGCAGCAGTGCTTCCACCGCCTCCACGGCACCGCTCGGCAACACCACGATGGGCTGGTAGTCGAGAGAGAGTTCGTCCCGCTCCAGGGCATGGCGGAGTCGACGCTCCAAGTCCATACGCCGCTGCGCCCGCCGGTTCAGATCCATGGAAAAGAACTGAAAGTTGTTCTTGCCCAGCGACTTGGCGTAATACATGGCCGTATCGGCATGCTTCAGGAGCAAATCC from Methylococcus geothermalis encodes:
- a CDS encoding DNA recombination protein RmuC translates to MIEDFGPFVIVAVLVGIVLPLWLCLLLCFRQGRRLASIASEREHVERMLREELSQLRAEIGRASRDNREELGGAIGRFQTAQQEQAERMRLLMDEKLLRVQADAREGREEMGLGLKRFGELQKEQLDSVGLLLKNQLEALAGANEKSIERLRLTIEERLQALQNDNGQKLEQMRQTVDEKLHNTLEQRLGESFKLVSERLEQVHKGLGEMQTLASGVGDLKRVLTNVKTRGTWGEVQLDALLEQILTPEQYGKNVATRPSGAERVEFAIRLPGRDSTDAPVWLPIDAKFPVEDYQKLLDAQDSVDHAGIEANGKALEQRLKNEARTIRDKYVEPPHTTDFAILYLPIEGLYAEALRRPGLAETLQRDYRVTLAGPTTLAAMLNSLQMGFRTLAIEKRSSEVWTILGAVKTEFGKFGDALAYTRKKLEEATSSIDKAETRTRVLSRKLKDVEAIPAQEAGWLLPQAGEADEAAAD
- a CDS encoding PKD domain-containing protein, whose amino-acid sequence is MLAVSIAAFAGMIQAKDLTITSASWNAKTKSLSLAGTSEDRATVTLSNARTNAKLTTVQATKKGAWSKTLSKPAAVPCRVRATSKDSAAERDVANAPADCSGSTPNQPPIANAGPDQSVTLAQGQSSIAVTLNGSGSSDPDGSIAAYQWTGNPDPADTVSPSVTLTAGTYVFTLVVTDNKGAASAADTVQITVAAPPASSGSSINSTSVGSLAKVTAPVPEQSKVTSSSYSVLAVNDLGMHCVDLDTRIVNILPPFQVMLGQVIQKGAKPVINPQGIELYYSAVSNPKDPILSRNDLFNGIAVDGTTFKTNFWDSLAHGAYDAFYPPLDQPPLNLPAGTKLSDLVPADKGLPVPNPEKLYIGSDGKVNSGDEQLTVAQHGMPGFSGPYAANVPQRVEEHYTNKPMFVNFPFGYVANGVNWFEAAGIPMAPFDDFGRQNPFPLVRVQAKSGNTVLATVDAVLPVSSEASCTNCHSDPADVTNSRSSGPTDALRGAGLEVATSVQDPDTNNPHRVSVEYAADINILRLHDLRQGANYVAPTGTKTPCDIKAGLPGHSNGGANCLTYKAVVQNKPVVCQSCHYTPALDLAQVGPQAGAVGSPANGRNQVAHQSNSRVMHNHHGSFTNLFTAIPAPDQDPTTGAIRNQAERLTALEQNCYQCHPGKETKCLRGAMFNGGMLCSDCHGDMKQVGADFSTGVSPSNPGAFVLNQGNFYDPASSQPRVPWANEPGCGSCHTGDANGNLANSANVIANKVDSKGNKDGIRLRQAFRTGDAKATPIVPTNKRFAEPAVPAQFNGFNNPGAGNPKLYRVSTGHGGVMCEGCHGATHAEWPNATANANDNLAATQLQGHTGAIAECSTCHTAGSLPSGTQGGPHGMHLVNDSRFYADAHGDLAESQNGQPGGGTCGSCHGSDHLGTVLSRAAADRSFSVKGKTISVKAGQPVACNLCHSLSKSFEQ